A genomic region of Bosea sp. 124 contains the following coding sequences:
- a CDS encoding class I SAM-dependent methyltransferase translates to MNDTAINPYDAVAYPGHSFSQTHPARLATIAHFHGMQAASPSAMRVLELGCGRGGNLLPMAAQYPGSQFVGIDLSGSAIEHARIATAELGLGNLVFHHRNIMDVAAELGEFDYILVHGVFSWVPDMVREKIIAVFGELLSPRGIAYVSYNALPGCRLRDLARDVMLYATRDVSDPQERVRVARASLKAVAEASDAATFHGAALRQRLEQLADMPDNVLYHDDLNPGARAFALHEVLGSAERHGLQFLAEASFPNMYGAAKGPAQAMLARIPIEDAGVREQTLDLLIGRAFRETLLCRAGIPLRRGIKSGSLKPYHIAAHARLVEETGGEEQKPGVDRFEFGEGVRLSVDLHLCKAALRQLSKVWPASIAFEDLVAQAVADVGAELGPDVEAQVARLDEALLAIFKTGLLDIKLEAPPLTTAIAERPLASEVARWQATTTREVTDLRHRMVLLDGVIVRKFVCLLDGSRTPEMLLSDLNAFLDEAHGSGADVGDLPRRATAEEVAVHLKDVARLGLLHA, encoded by the coding sequence ATGAACGACACGGCCATCAACCCCTATGACGCCGTCGCCTATCCGGGGCATTCCTTCTCGCAGACGCATCCGGCCCGGCTCGCGACGATCGCGCATTTCCACGGCATGCAGGCGGCCTCGCCCTCGGCGATGCGGGTGCTCGAACTGGGCTGCGGGCGCGGCGGCAACCTGCTCCCGATGGCGGCGCAATATCCCGGCAGCCAGTTCGTCGGCATCGATCTCAGCGGCAGCGCTATCGAACATGCGAGGATCGCCACGGCGGAGCTCGGCCTCGGCAATCTCGTCTTCCATCACCGCAACATCATGGATGTGGCGGCCGAGCTCGGCGAGTTCGACTACATCCTCGTCCACGGCGTCTTTTCCTGGGTGCCGGACATGGTGCGCGAGAAGATCATCGCCGTCTTCGGCGAACTGCTCTCGCCGCGCGGCATCGCCTATGTCAGCTACAATGCGCTGCCGGGCTGCCGGCTGCGCGACCTGGCGCGCGATGTCATGCTCTATGCGACTCGGGACGTCTCGGACCCGCAAGAGCGGGTGCGCGTGGCGCGCGCCTCGCTCAAGGCGGTCGCCGAGGCGAGCGATGCCGCTACTTTCCATGGCGCGGCGCTCAGGCAGCGGCTGGAGCAGCTCGCGGACATGCCGGACAACGTACTATACCATGACGATCTCAATCCGGGAGCGCGGGCCTTCGCCCTGCACGAGGTGCTGGGCTCCGCCGAGCGCCACGGCCTGCAGTTCCTGGCCGAGGCCTCCTTCCCCAACATGTACGGTGCCGCCAAGGGGCCGGCACAGGCGATGCTCGCGAGGATTCCGATCGAGGATGCGGGCGTGCGCGAACAGACGCTCGACCTGCTGATCGGCCGCGCCTTCCGCGAGACGCTGCTCTGCAGGGCAGGCATCCCGCTGCGGCGCGGCATCAAGTCGGGGTCGCTGAAGCCCTATCACATCGCGGCCCATGCCCGGTTGGTCGAGGAGACCGGCGGCGAGGAACAGAAGCCCGGCGTCGACCGCTTCGAGTTCGGTGAGGGCGTGCGTCTCTCCGTCGACCTGCATCTGTGCAAGGCGGCGCTGCGCCAGCTCAGCAAGGTCTGGCCCGCCAGCATCGCTTTTGAGGATCTCGTCGCGCAGGCCGTCGCGGATGTCGGCGCTGAACTCGGGCCTGATGTCGAGGCGCAGGTCGCCCGGCTGGACGAGGCGCTGCTCGCGATCTTCAAGACCGGCCTGCTCGACATCAAGCTGGAGGCGCCGCCGCTGACGACCGCGATCGCGGAACGGCCGCTGGCGAGCGAGGTCGCGCGCTGGCAGGCGACGACGACGCGCGAGGTCACCGATCTGCGCCATCGCATGGTGCTGCTCGACGGTGTCATCGTGCGTAAATTCGTCTGCCTGCTTGACGGCTCGCGTACGCCGGAGATGCTGTTGAGCGACCTCAATGCCTTCCTCGACGAGGCACATGGCTCGGGCGCCGACGTCGGCGACCTGCCCAGGCGCGCGACCGCCGAGGAGGTGGCGGTTCATCTTAAGGATGTCGCGCGTCTCGGCCTGCTCCATGCCTGA
- a CDS encoding transglycosylase SLT domain-containing protein yields MSERFKQFQAVFPEEACLEALMRARHGGSSMTCPACGRPSTFEPRPKLRAFSCGHCNYMIQPGAGTVLDNRRTPLQLWFFALKLVAEQGSKATIGLIEREARVPAITARRLVDDLVALEAQRLDWFASLHRRVAGEKAAPERPGPARVPDKARAVKADTGGAKEGAAKPPPATFGTEPVAGRGLSGRMMMFGLAAGIACVAVAVLGIAMAKLRQEETPPDPEMVAILAAPALQTAARPSLILSSVESDLEAARQATEFALNNDPTLAEIKEQVAAVQEVPVVPLVLPPSNILLVPPKLPAGQAAIGPKSQIPKAPITSGGDPEQLLTFGPIRIRRHLVETIVRAGKVVGADPTLLMAVADKESSFSTSVQAKTSSATGLYQFIEQTWLGVVSEFGVKHGLAAETKLIGKNGRQFFVSDGAERQRILDLRREPYLSALLAGEMLKRDTLRLEKAMGRHLTGGEIYLIHFLGPDAAQTFIETMEEKPDVKAADLLPKPAQANRPIFYAEAGGETKTLSVSEVHRKFNDMIKVRLDRYSAVRPGAAQAVNRPTAKK; encoded by the coding sequence ATGAGCGAGCGCTTCAAGCAGTTCCAGGCCGTGTTTCCGGAGGAGGCCTGCCTCGAGGCGCTGATGCGCGCCCGCCATGGCGGCAGCAGCATGACCTGCCCGGCCTGCGGGCGCCCAAGTACCTTCGAACCCCGCCCGAAGCTGCGCGCCTTCTCCTGCGGGCATTGCAACTACATGATCCAGCCGGGCGCCGGCACGGTGCTGGACAACCGCCGTACGCCCCTCCAGCTCTGGTTCTTCGCCCTCAAGCTCGTTGCCGAGCAGGGCAGCAAGGCTACCATCGGCCTGATCGAACGGGAGGCGAGGGTGCCGGCGATCACCGCGCGCCGGCTGGTCGACGATCTCGTGGCCCTCGAGGCACAGCGGCTGGACTGGTTCGCGAGCCTGCATCGCCGTGTCGCCGGGGAGAAGGCGGCTCCGGAGCGTCCAGGGCCCGCTAGGGTTCCCGACAAGGCGAGGGCGGTCAAAGCCGACACCGGCGGGGCGAAGGAGGGCGCTGCGAAGCCGCCGCCTGCGACGTTCGGCACGGAGCCCGTCGCAGGCCGGGGCCTGTCCGGACGGATGATGATGTTCGGGCTCGCGGCCGGCATCGCCTGCGTCGCGGTGGCGGTGCTTGGCATCGCGATGGCGAAGCTCAGGCAGGAGGAGACGCCGCCTGATCCGGAGATGGTCGCGATCCTCGCCGCCCCGGCTCTCCAGACCGCTGCGCGGCCCTCGTTGATCCTGTCCTCGGTCGAGAGCGATCTTGAGGCGGCGCGGCAGGCGACCGAGTTCGCGCTCAACAACGATCCGACGCTGGCCGAGATCAAGGAGCAGGTGGCAGCCGTGCAGGAGGTTCCGGTCGTGCCGCTGGTGCTGCCGCCGTCCAACATCCTGCTGGTGCCGCCGAAGCTGCCTGCCGGGCAGGCCGCCATCGGTCCGAAGTCACAGATTCCAAAGGCGCCGATCACCAGCGGCGGCGATCCCGAGCAACTCCTGACCTTCGGCCCGATCCGGATCCGCCGCCATCTCGTCGAAACGATCGTGCGGGCCGGCAAGGTCGTGGGCGCCGATCCCACCCTGCTGATGGCGGTCGCCGACAAGGAATCCTCGTTCTCGACGTCGGTCCAGGCCAAGACCTCCTCGGCCACCGGTCTTTACCAATTCATCGAGCAGACCTGGCTCGGCGTCGTCAGCGAATTCGGCGTCAAGCATGGGCTGGCAGCGGAGACGAAGCTGATCGGAAAGAACGGCCGGCAGTTCTTCGTCTCGGACGGGGCAGAGCGTCAGCGGATCCTCGATCTCCGGCGCGAGCCCTATCTCTCGGCGCTGCTCGCCGGCGAGATGCTGAAGCGCGATACGCTGCGGCTGGAAAAGGCGATGGGGCGCCATCTCACCGGCGGCGAGATCTATCTGATCCATTTCCTCGGGCCCGATGCCGCCCAGACCTTCATCGAGACGATGGAGGAAAAGCCTGATGTCAAGGCGGCCGATCTGCTGCCGAAACCGGCGCAGGCCAACCGGCCGATCTTCTATGCCGAGGCCGGGGGCGAGACCAAGACACTCTCCGTCTCCGAGGTTCACCGGAAATTCAACGACATGATCAAGGTCCGGCTCGACCGCTACAGCGCTGTGAGGCCGGGCGCGGCACAGGCCGTCAACCGTCCGACGGCGAAGAAGTGA
- a CDS encoding serine/threonine-protein kinase, translating to MSDSERTVFAPRAGAVSVGTTLNGIYEVERLIAVGGMGEVYKGRAIQTGDAVAIKMIRPEMARDEAALALFRREAAALHNLYNEAIVRYYVFTIDPVTQSPYLAMEFVDGQPLSERIKEGPLSLDEVDVLRRRIAPGLHAAHLLGIVHRDVSPDNIILPGGSLARAKIIDFGIARSSILGEGTVIGSGFAGKYNYVSPEQLGLYGGDVTGRSDMYSFGLVLAEALTGRPLDMGGTQVQILDKRRRVPDLSGVDARIRPLLARMLAGDPADRLADMSEVAAWQPKTAPAKAAGGGLPLRAVAGVAAVALLAAGGFYGWTILGGDQRPPSEAPPALSEPRQEPSAQAQNKPPDLVGAEPATPPPALTPPPTASEPPSAAPPATPPRPQPNPQIGMTTTPPERPALPPQPEPKPPVSSQPDPRMPQPTSIEPPLPPAIPAPPPQQSPPTRPETPSGNAGRNEPPPASSTERPPGTPAERIQRYVATYEGGPCFFLWPTELSERRAVLEGFGNTTEPFVAFDAAFKATHGFEAQIHLRPITAAQCPMADFLRQLGDDIDRTPRLQINAFNMKSGDVLSGTVDNDGGRNVAVVLIGDDGLVYNLASYLRRDGRRSNFNLKLESAAGGAPRPQTVLTFISQTPLPALSGPNPTPSSDFFASLKQDVARQGGKIGIGVRYFRIE from the coding sequence ATGAGCGACTCCGAGCGCACTGTCTTCGCGCCGCGCGCCGGCGCCGTCTCCGTCGGGACCACGCTGAACGGCATCTACGAGGTCGAGCGCCTGATCGCTGTCGGCGGCATGGGCGAGGTCTACAAGGGCCGCGCCATCCAGACCGGCGACGCGGTCGCGATCAAGATGATCCGCCCGGAAATGGCGCGCGACGAGGCTGCGCTGGCGCTGTTCCGGCGCGAGGCGGCCGCGCTGCACAACCTCTACAACGAAGCGATCGTTCGCTATTACGTCTTCACCATCGATCCGGTCACCCAGTCGCCCTATCTCGCGATGGAGTTCGTCGACGGCCAGCCGCTGTCCGAACGCATCAAGGAAGGACCGCTGAGCCTGGATGAGGTCGACGTGCTCCGCCGGCGCATCGCGCCCGGCCTCCATGCCGCCCATCTGCTCGGCATCGTCCATCGCGACGTCTCGCCCGACAACATCATCCTGCCGGGCGGCAGCCTGGCGCGGGCCAAGATCATCGATTTCGGCATCGCCCGCTCCAGCATCCTGGGCGAAGGCACGGTCATCGGCTCCGGCTTCGCGGGCAAATACAACTATGTCTCGCCCGAACAGCTCGGCCTCTATGGCGGCGACGTCACCGGCCGCTCCGACATGTACAGCTTCGGGCTCGTGCTCGCCGAGGCGCTGACCGGCAGGCCGCTCGACATGGGCGGCACGCAGGTCCAGATTCTCGACAAGCGCCGCCGCGTACCGGATTTGTCGGGCGTCGATGCACGCATCCGCCCGCTGCTGGCGCGCATGCTTGCGGGCGACCCAGCCGACCGCCTCGCCGACATGTCGGAGGTCGCAGCCTGGCAACCGAAGACCGCGCCCGCAAAAGCGGCCGGAGGCGGATTGCCGCTGCGCGCTGTGGCGGGCGTTGCAGCCGTCGCGCTGCTGGCCGCCGGCGGATTTTATGGCTGGACAATCCTCGGAGGCGATCAGCGCCCGCCGAGCGAAGCCCCGCCGGCCCTTTCCGAGCCAAGGCAGGAGCCTTCCGCACAGGCGCAGAACAAGCCGCCGGACCTGGTCGGTGCGGAACCGGCAACGCCGCCGCCCGCCCTGACCCCACCCCCGACCGCATCGGAGCCGCCGTCCGCCGCCCCGCCCGCGACGCCGCCCAGGCCGCAGCCGAATCCGCAGATCGGCATGACAACCACGCCGCCGGAACGGCCCGCTTTGCCTCCGCAGCCGGAACCGAAACCGCCTGTGTCGAGCCAGCCCGACCCGAGGATGCCGCAGCCGACGAGCATCGAGCCGCCGCTGCCGCCCGCGATACCGGCGCCTCCGCCGCAGCAGTCACCACCGACGCGGCCCGAAACACCCTCCGGCAATGCCGGCCGCAACGAGCCACCGCCGGCCTCGTCGACGGAACGGCCGCCCGGCACGCCGGCCGAACGCATCCAGCGCTATGTCGCGACCTATGAGGGCGGGCCCTGCTTCTTCCTCTGGCCGACGGAGCTGTCGGAGCGGCGCGCCGTGCTGGAGGGCTTCGGCAATACGACCGAGCCCTTCGTCGCCTTCGATGCCGCGTTCAAGGCAACCCATGGCTTCGAGGCCCAGATCCATCTGCGTCCGATCACGGCGGCGCAATGCCCGATGGCCGATTTCCTGCGCCAGCTCGGCGACGACATCGACCGCACGCCGCGGCTGCAGATCAACGCCTTCAACATGAAGAGCGGCGACGTGCTGAGCGGCACGGTCGACAATGACGGCGGCCGCAACGTCGCCGTCGTGCTGATCGGCGACGACGGCCTCGTCTACAATCTGGCGAGCTATCTCAGGCGCGACGGCCGCCGCTCGAACTTCAACCTCAAGCTCGAATCGGCAGCCGGGGGAGCGCCGCGCCCGCAAACCGTCCTGACCTTCATCAGCCAGACGCCGCTGCCGGCGCTGTCCGGCCCGAACCCGACGCCGTCGAGCGACTTCTTCGCCAGCCTGAAGCAGGACGTCGCACGGCAGGGCGGCAAGATCGGCATTGGCGTCCGCTATTTCCGGATCGAGTGA
- a CDS encoding protein phosphatase 2C domain-containing protein — MNDLSRATAPFETGAISHVGRVRSANEDNLVVRPEFGIWAVADGMGGHENGALASATVAGAIERIGATQSAPDLLARLESGVLQANEELRRRIADNGGAPMGSTLAVLLVHDQHFACVWSGDSRVYLVRAGQIAQISRDHTEVQDMVERGVLTPEEAKRSPRRHVITRAIGVHDTPELDLDSGEIESEDVFVLCSDGLTEHVADDEILQAVGDAGAQQACDALLALTLQRGARDNVTVIIVRYHHGEARNTRWMPNRRMQGDDTP, encoded by the coding sequence ATGAACGACCTGAGCCGGGCGACGGCCCCTTTCGAGACCGGCGCGATCAGCCATGTCGGCCGCGTCCGCAGCGCCAATGAGGACAATCTCGTCGTCCGGCCGGAGTTCGGTATCTGGGCCGTGGCGGACGGCATGGGCGGCCATGAGAACGGCGCCCTCGCGAGTGCAACTGTCGCGGGCGCGATCGAACGCATCGGCGCGACGCAGTCCGCGCCGGACCTGCTGGCGCGGCTGGAGAGCGGCGTGCTGCAGGCCAATGAAGAGCTGCGCCGGCGCATCGCCGACAATGGCGGCGCGCCGATGGGCTCCACGCTCGCTGTCCTGCTCGTCCACGATCAGCATTTCGCCTGCGTCTGGTCCGGCGACAGCCGCGTCTATCTCGTCCGCGCCGGCCAGATCGCGCAGATCTCGCGCGACCATACCGAGGTCCAGGACATGGTCGAGCGCGGCGTGCTCACGCCCGAGGAGGCAAAGCGCTCGCCCCGCCGCCATGTCATCACCCGCGCCATTGGCGTCCACGACACGCCCGAACTCGATCTCGACTCAGGCGAGATCGAGAGCGAGGACGTCTTCGTGCTTTGCTCGGACGGCCTGACCGAGCATGTCGCGGATGACGAAATCCTGCAGGCGGTCGGCGATGCCGGCGCCCAGCAGGCCTGTGACGCCCTGCTGGCGCTGACCTTGCAGCGCGGCGCGCGCGACAATGTCACGGTAATCATCGTCCGTTATCATCATGGCGAGGCCCGGAACACGCGATGGATGCCGAACAGGCGCATGCAGGGAGACGACACGCCATGA
- the tagF gene encoding type VI secretion system-associated protein TagF, whose product MFGKLPGKRDFIAVNAPAAFLKVYEAWLQGGLTASRLELAGGWQNAFLNAPIWRFWIGQAFCGQTVAGAFMPSVDGVGRYFPLTVFAVAETGGAIPHPELDPQDAWFSQIEDFLLQALDAEASFEAVSLRLGQLPVPNDALLAAPPAEMARLPDGSIVTALSTASFPERLAALRVEDHARAYAHATCFWTVGGDNFEPLALAGHGLPDPYLFSGLLTGRFDAFLPQGRAGP is encoded by the coding sequence TTGTTCGGGAAGCTGCCGGGCAAGCGCGACTTCATCGCCGTGAATGCGCCGGCCGCCTTCCTCAAGGTCTACGAGGCCTGGCTCCAGGGCGGCCTGACCGCGAGCCGGCTCGAACTCGCGGGCGGCTGGCAGAACGCCTTTCTCAACGCGCCGATCTGGCGCTTCTGGATCGGCCAGGCCTTCTGCGGCCAGACCGTCGCCGGCGCCTTCATGCCCTCGGTCGATGGCGTCGGCCGCTATTTCCCGCTGACGGTCTTCGCCGTGGCCGAGACAGGCGGCGCGATCCCGCATCCGGAGCTCGACCCGCAGGATGCGTGGTTCAGCCAGATCGAGGATTTCCTGCTGCAGGCGCTCGATGCCGAGGCGAGTTTCGAGGCCGTCTCGCTGCGCCTCGGCCAGTTGCCCGTGCCGAACGACGCCTTGCTGGCCGCTCCGCCGGCGGAGATGGCGCGCCTGCCCGACGGCAGCATCGTCACGGCGCTCAGCACTGCGAGCTTTCCCGAGCGGCTGGCGGCGCTGCGGGTCGAGGACCATGCCCGCGCCTATGCGCATGCGACCTGCTTCTGGACCGTGGGCGGCGATAATTTCGAGCCGCTCGCTCTGGCCGGCCATGGCCTGCCGGACCCCTATCTGTTCAGCGGCCTGCTGACCGGCCGCTTCGATGCGTTCCTCCCACAGGGGCGAGCCGGACCATGA